One window from the genome of Marinobacter sp. LV10R510-11A encodes:
- a CDS encoding MarR family winged helix-turn-helix transcriptional regulator: protein MIEELEMNGRANAELVFHLGRIASGEGLAEGLTAAQWAALRYFAQANRFSQTPSAFAAFHATTRGTASQTIKSLETQGYLTRMRSEDDRRSVRLVLTEKARGILANDPFESLVRAAESLPPSVQGHFASALQRLLGQVTQERCKPRFGVCTSCQHLESDGCSQDGQAPYACGFMSAPLFLEELDGVCINFIQSKPVTVKGSVTGAEQR from the coding sequence ATGATCGAGGAGCTGGAAATGAACGGTCGCGCTAATGCGGAGTTGGTCTTTCACTTGGGGCGCATAGCGTCCGGCGAGGGTCTCGCGGAGGGGCTGACGGCAGCCCAATGGGCGGCGCTCAGATACTTCGCGCAGGCCAACCGTTTCTCGCAAACGCCGTCCGCCTTCGCCGCGTTCCATGCCACAACCCGGGGTACGGCGTCACAGACAATCAAAAGCCTCGAAACCCAAGGCTATCTGACACGCATGCGGTCAGAGGACGACAGGCGCAGTGTCCGGCTAGTTCTGACCGAGAAAGCCCGGGGCATTCTCGCGAATGACCCCTTCGAATCCCTGGTCCGTGCTGCGGAATCTCTACCCCCCAGCGTCCAAGGCCACTTCGCCAGTGCGTTGCAACGCTTGCTCGGTCAGGTGACGCAAGAGAGATGTAAACCTCGCTTCGGCGTCTGCACGTCGTGTCAACATCTGGAAAGCGACGGCTGCAGCCAGGACGGACAGGCGCCCTATGCGTGCGGTTTCATGAGCGCGCCCCTGTTTTTGGAAGAACTCGACGGAGTCTGCATCAACTTCATCCAGAGCAAACCCGTAACGGTGAAGGGTTCTGTCACCGGAGCCGAACAGCGATGA
- the sufB gene encoding Fe-S cluster assembly protein SufB, which yields MATTDKEVNELVKREYEHGFVTDIESDTFEPGLNEDVIARLSGLKKEPEWMLEWRLKAYRRWLEMDEPNWAHVGYPKIDFNSISYYSAPKRKEDMLQSLDEVDPELLKTYEKLGIPLHEREQLAGVAVDAVFDSVSIATTFKEPLAKAGVIFCSMSEAIQEHPELVRKYLGSVVPAGDNFFAGLNSAVFSDGTFVYIPKGVRCPMELSTYFRINAANTGQFERTLIIAEDSSYVSYLEGCTAPVRDENQLHAAVVELVALDDAQIKYSTVQNWYPGDENGKGGIFNFVTKRGAAIGKNSKISWTQVETGSAVTWKYPSCVLRGDNSVGEFYSVALTNNYQQADTGTKMIHLGKNTSSTIIAKGISVGKSSNVYRGLVKFSPGAEGARNFTQCDSLLIGDRCGAHTFPYIESKNKSGIVEHEATTSKVSDEQMFLCRQRGIDPEQAVSMIVNGFCKEVFKELPMEFAVEAGKLLEVSLEGSVG from the coding sequence ATGGCGACTACCGATAAAGAAGTGAACGAGCTGGTCAAGCGGGAATACGAGCACGGTTTCGTGACTGATATCGAGTCCGACACGTTCGAACCCGGACTGAACGAAGACGTGATTGCCCGCCTTTCCGGCCTCAAGAAAGAGCCGGAATGGATGCTTGAGTGGCGGCTGAAGGCCTATCGTCGCTGGCTGGAAATGGATGAGCCGAACTGGGCGCACGTGGGTTACCCAAAAATTGACTTCAACTCAATTTCCTATTATTCCGCGCCCAAACGCAAAGAAGACATGCTCCAGAGCCTGGACGAAGTGGACCCGGAGCTACTCAAAACCTACGAAAAACTGGGCATCCCCCTGCACGAGCGTGAACAACTGGCAGGCGTGGCGGTCGATGCCGTGTTTGACTCAGTTTCAATCGCGACAACGTTCAAAGAACCACTCGCCAAAGCGGGCGTGATTTTCTGCTCCATGTCCGAGGCCATTCAGGAGCACCCGGAGCTGGTCAGAAAATATCTGGGCTCTGTGGTTCCGGCGGGTGACAACTTCTTTGCAGGCCTGAACTCTGCGGTCTTCTCCGACGGCACCTTCGTGTACATACCAAAAGGCGTGCGTTGCCCCATGGAGCTGTCCACGTATTTCCGCATCAACGCAGCCAACACTGGGCAGTTCGAACGCACCCTGATCATCGCCGAAGACAGCAGCTACGTCAGCTATCTGGAAGGCTGCACCGCTCCTGTGCGGGACGAAAATCAGCTCCACGCAGCGGTGGTCGAACTGGTGGCCCTGGACGACGCCCAGATCAAGTACTCCACCGTCCAGAACTGGTATCCGGGCGATGAAAACGGCAAGGGCGGCATCTTCAACTTCGTCACCAAACGTGGCGCTGCCATCGGCAAAAACTCCAAGATTTCCTGGACTCAGGTCGAAACCGGCTCTGCCGTTACCTGGAAGTATCCCAGCTGCGTCCTTCGGGGCGATAACAGCGTTGGCGAATTCTACTCCGTGGCGCTGACCAACAATTACCAGCAGGCCGACACTGGCACCAAGATGATCCACCTGGGCAAAAACACGTCCAGCACCATCATCGCCAAAGGGATTTCCGTCGGTAAAAGCTCCAACGTCTATCGTGGCCTGGTGAAGTTTAGCCCCGGCGCAGAGGGCGCACGCAACTTCACCCAGTGCGATTCGCTGCTGATTGGCGACCGCTGCGGTGCGCATACCTTTCCGTACATCGAGAGCAAAAATAAATCGGGCATTGTCGAGCACGAAGCCACGACCTCCAAGGTCAGCGACGAACAAATGTTCCTGTGTCGCCAGCGCGGCATCGACCCTGAACAGGCCGTTTCCATGATTGTGAACGGCTTCTGTAAAGAAGTGTTCAAGGAACTGCCGATGGAGTTTGCCGTTGAAGCTGGCAAATTGCTTGAGGTGAGCCTGGAAGGCTCGGTCGGTTAA
- the sufC gene encoding Fe-S cluster assembly ATPase SufC, translated as MLNIKNLHASVGGEEILKGINLEIKAGEIHAIMGPNGSGKSTLSQVLAGSETFEVTEGEVTFNGENLLDLKTEERAREGVFLAFQYPVEIPGVSNLQFLRTAVNSMRGHRGEPEMNAAEFMKHAREVSMQVDLDPAFLKRGVNEGFSGGEKKRNEILQALLLQPKLAILDETDSGLDIDALHVVSDGVNALRAKDRAILMVTHYQRLLNHIVPDYVHVLAGGKIVKSGGRELAHELEERGYGWLNVKDKEATASSPAG; from the coding sequence ATGCTGAACATCAAAAACCTACACGCCTCCGTTGGGGGCGAAGAAATCCTCAAGGGCATCAACCTGGAAATCAAGGCCGGGGAAATCCACGCCATTATGGGCCCCAATGGCTCAGGTAAAAGCACCCTGTCACAGGTGCTGGCAGGCAGTGAAACCTTTGAAGTCACCGAGGGTGAAGTCACGTTCAACGGTGAAAACCTGCTGGACCTAAAAACCGAAGAACGGGCCCGTGAAGGCGTTTTCCTGGCGTTTCAGTACCCGGTAGAGATTCCAGGCGTCAGCAACCTGCAGTTCCTGCGTACCGCCGTCAATTCCATGCGCGGCCACCGTGGCGAGCCGGAGATGAACGCGGCTGAGTTTATGAAGCATGCGAGGGAAGTGTCCATGCAAGTCGATCTGGACCCGGCCTTCCTTAAGCGCGGCGTAAACGAGGGCTTCTCCGGTGGCGAGAAGAAGCGCAACGAGATTTTGCAGGCGCTGCTGCTTCAACCCAAGCTGGCCATTCTGGACGAAACCGATTCCGGGCTGGACATCGATGCGCTGCACGTGGTTTCGGACGGTGTTAACGCACTGCGCGCTAAAGATCGAGCCATCTTGATGGTGACTCACTACCAGCGCCTGCTGAACCACATTGTGCCGGACTATGTTCACGTTCTGGCCGGTGGCAAAATCGTCAAATCCGGCGGTCGCGAGCTGGCCCATGAGCTTGAAGAGCGCGGTTATGGCTGGCTCAACGTGAAAGACAAAGAAGCCACAGCCAGCTCCCCAGCCGGTTAA